The sequence below is a genomic window from Schistocerca nitens isolate TAMUIC-IGC-003100 chromosome 4, iqSchNite1.1, whole genome shotgun sequence.
cctgtctcactcctttcccaaccactgcttccctttcatgcccctcgactcttataactgccatctggtttctgtacaaattgtaaatagcctttcgctccctgtattttacccctgccaccttcagaatttgaaagagagtattccagttaacgttgtcaaaagctttctctgagtctacaaatgctagaaacgtaggtttgccttttcttaatctttcttctaagataagtcgtaaggttagtattgcctcacgtgttccaacattttacggaatccaaactgatcttccccgaggtcggcttctaccagtttttccattcgtctgtaaagaattcgcgttagtattttgcagctgtgacttattaaactgatagttcggtaattttcacatctgtcaacacctgctttctttggtattggaattattatattcttcttgaagtctgtgggtatttcgcctgtctcatacatcttgctcaccagatggtagagttttgtcatgactggctctcccaaggccatcagtagttctaatggaatgttgtctactcccggggccttgtttcgactcagggcagattaaaactgcaaggttcgcaggagagcttctgcgaagtttggaaggtaggagacgaggtactggcggaattaaaactgtgaagaCTGGTCATGAGtcgtgggtagctcagtcggtagagcacttgcacgcgaaaggcaaaggccccgagttcgagtctcggtccggcacacagttttaatcttccaggaagtataGTGTTTGGATACGCCATAACCGCACCATGAATGACGTTTCCCGACTTGTTTTGTATCGATACAGAGTGGGAAAGTGTCTACAAGGAATTCTGTACCACTCGCACCCACGTAATATGGTAAGAACTGTGGTCGTAAAAATATCCTGACAGGGACCAGAGACAAGTATCACGCCTTCTCAAGAACAATCGGTTTCATACTCGACAATAATAGcctttgtcagtgaatgcaggtacaTTTCAATCATTTTCCCAGCGAACGATGCAAAGAGAACTGCATGCAATAGAAATATGTGGGAatatgggggagagggggggcggtTACCTCACAGAACGCCACTGCTTGGAGTGCACCTAAGGCTTCACCTCTTCAGTGGAACAAATATCacaggaagtgaacaacagttgacTCTGCGCGTTCATGTGGCCCGACAAGTCGAGATTTGACCCGTCGTGTGTGGAGGGCGTTGTTCAGGTGTGAGGTGGTTCTTTCATGTATTGTATCATGACCTGcgctcatttcttcagtttctaggGTTCTTCTCACTGGATATTTGTTTTTGCTACCCTATGTATTGTGATGTAGTAGTTCCTTCTTTCTATCTGTGATGGAAGTTTCATTGACCTATATTACGTGGAAGCGACACACAGCACGTGAAAGTTACTTGCATCCTCAAATTTTGCGCACCAGTGTTGTTTCCCAGATTATTTTCCATTGAAATTTCGGTACATGGTGAGGTCTCTGGAACGAACGAATGAACGAACGAAAGATGAGTGTCCAAAGCGTGTATTACTGATGTAACCAACCGTCATTGCGTAGCTGATACTCAAGTTTCAGTTAGACACAAAACAAGAATTATCAGAATTCTGTGGTACACAGAGATGTCCGGCATTCCGGAACGAAACTTTCAGTCTCCAGCGGAGTGCGCACTGTCTTGAAACttactcgcagattaaaactgtgcgccagttTGGCAATCAAACATGGAACAGTGCCTTTCACGGGCAATGTTCCTACGGGTTGATATCCCAGCATGACTCACTAACGCCTCCCTCCCTCGTTGCAAACGTCACAGTATATCTCTTGCATACCTTGCGTGACTAACACTTCTGacagaaaggatatcgcggagaaacAGCTTAGCCACAGTGCAAGGGTTGTTTCCGGAATACAACTTTCACTCTGTAGCGAAGTGTGCGCCGTCAGCGTTGGTAGAGAGTTGGGCCTAGATAGCTTGGTCGGTAGGAGCATAGGCCGCAAAAGACAAAATTTATGGAATAATTTCGCTCCGacaagcagttttaatctgtcaggaagattcACCTTCGACATTATCTACCGTTTATTACGCAAGTTACAAGGAAGTGTTTGTAAGTTCCCGAAATACATTAGTTAAAATTCTTATGTTTCACCTAGATCTCATTCTGTACCATTAGCTTCAAACAAGTCCCCCTTGGAGTGAGTACGTGAATTCCGACAGTTCTGCCACTTTTGAAATGCATCCTTGAAGTTAGGGTTTTTGGTTCCTCTTGAATCTCCTTCGCTGTATTAATTATTCACCCCTTCAAATTTACTTTCATCGTGAGGAACAAGAAGAAGTTACATGGAGGTGAGTGTCATGAGTACGGCAGATGGAGAAAAGTGCCATCTTGTAAGATCTTTCAGGTTCATAGTCATAAACCCAACTTTCATCGCCGGTCATAATCTTTGAAAGTAAGTTCGGATCGCcttgaaaattgttcaaatggctctgagcagtatgggacttaacatctgaggtcatcagtcccctagaacttagaactacttaaacctaactaacctaaggacatcacacacatccatgcccgaggcaggactcgaacctgcgaccgtagcggtcacgcggttccagactgaagcgcctagaaccgctcggccacaccatgcGGCGAACGTCTTGAAGCAGTTGCTTAAGTTCCCTGCTGACTTCCAAGTGATGTTGCTTCTGATCATCTTGAAGAAAACGTGGCATAAACTTCGTCGTTGGCCTTTTCATGATCAATTCTTCTCACAGAATACGTTGACATGTATCGTAAATTATTTCCAGGGTGTCGCAAAGGATTTGGTTGGCCTGTATACGATCTTGCTGAATCAGAACCCTTGCTTTCTGAATATTTTCTAGTTTGGTTCTAGGACACGAACGACAGGAACGGTCGTCATCATCAGTTCGCACGAATTTGAAGCGGGGAACCAGTCGTAAGTCTGCGTCTGACCTAAAAATGCCTCAAAAATCTTGCTACAAAATTTGGCATGTTTCTGCAGCGATTTTCCCAAGTTTAAAACAAAACTTTGTACAGACAGACTGCTTTTTCAGGCCAGCTATCGCAAAGTTACTGAAATATGACAATGGAAATATGTTCATTAACCAAACCATTCAGCTCGCAGCCACTTGTCAGACTTTTAGTGGGTATGTACGTGGAGGCAAGTAGCTGTATTACAGGGTATTTATACGCAATTCACGCGCAAAATTCGATTTTCGGTAACTTATGGATAGCACTTCGCATCTTCGCCGTGAAATGGACGCCTCgtagtgagtgtgtgtatgtgtttcgCAGGAGGAGCAGACGCGGCTGCTGCGCATGCTACTGCTACGCATGATGCAGGAGCGTGACCAGCACGCGCAGGCCGACCACGACGCCGGGCCGCTGCTGGAGCCGGGAGATGTCGCAGACGACCCCGACGGAGACGGCGAACACCCGCTCGCGTACGGCGGCCCGCACACTCCCGATGACAAGAGGAACTGTGAGTACCACCTTAGTGAAGAAAGTGCACAGCTGCCAACACTAGTACATAAACTCATTCGTTCAGGAGTCGCCATTTTTTATGAGAATGCAGCCTCTGCACATTTCACAGATACAATCTTTTCGAGTTACCAGTCGAATCGCGATCTCGTCTTGGAGAAATATTCCAACCAGTTTCCTACTTGAAATGTcgggatatttttcttattttgaacACCCATTTTATCtgctagagtccgcagctcgtggtctcgcggtagcgttctcgcttcccgagcacggggtcccgggttcgattcccggcggggtcagggattttctctgcctcgtgatgactgggcgttgtgtgttgtccttaggttagttaggtttaagtagttctaagttctaggggactgatgaccatagctgttaagtcccatagtgctcagagccattttatctgcTAGATGAGCAGACTACTTCGAGTATAGACGCATGTAGAGTCAGAAACTACTGACCCAAATACCAAGCGAGCTGCTACGGGGAGAGGGAATCCCAATTGGGAATTTTTAGGGGGGAGTTTTCAGTCTGGGGATTTGCCTTTCAACCAAGGGAAACCTCTCGAAAACCTCGGTCAGAAACGCGGGATGGGAGGTGTTTCAACAATATTGACTGACATCAGACAAGAACAATACACTGGTATTATACAAGAACAATACGTCTTAATAATTGAATGGTTAACCACAAAGAAGACCAAACGTTCCATCCCTGGCactcttaagattttttttttttctttgtaggaGGACCGAaaaggaaaattatttgaaggagaaATGGCTGCCGCGGCTTCGAAAGCCAACATCATTAACTGGGAGAACGATATGCGCAGATGACATCGTTGACGATCCATTAGATTTCGAAAGTCCAACTGCAGAAACCATGTTTATTCATGTGGTGTTTCCGCGGGTTAGAATAACGCCGCGAGTACTGCGACTTCAATCTGTCATCTATCTCGGAAGATGGTCGAAAGATATATGGCCGAAATGTCAGGCATAGGGTTTCTGTGGTTGGACTCCCGAAACCTAATGGATCATTCACTGCGCTCTGAAAACCTGAAGATGCGACATTATTACGTTTACAGAAGTCGTTATCCCAGTGCAGCTGGTGATAAATTTTTCGACGAAgtggaaacgctcggccacaatgaGCTCGTCACGGTGGCAAATATCTTCAATAGGAAAGGCTCTCGCGTATGGTATTACCACTCGATCTGTCGGCTTGAATGTCACAGACAATAACAGGGAATAGCTCAGGATGAGTGTTGCTGCTAACTGCATTCCTCCCCCTTCATAAGCTCGATGCTTGCCGTTCAGTAAGAATAGCATACGCATCGTATGGGGCTAACAGACACCACCATTAATAGCATCACGGAACAGTGTACATGCTGTACGTCTGGTTGAGAAAATAGTACTTTTTATTGACTTCGTTTGTGCTGCACCATACTGACACATCCATTCCGCACATTTTCATATACATTCCAAGTTTGAACTTTATATATACAACTGTATTTTCAGCGATAAGTAGATCCCTCAGTGCTACCTAATTTCGTAAGGGTTGATTGCTTCGTTGCACTCGATGTTCTAAATACTCCCACACATTTACTACGGGATTGAGGTAGGGTAATTTAGTGGGCCAGTCGAATTACGATAGAGTGCTTGATAGTTCGTCAAACCTGAAACATATGTCTGCGGAAGTGTGAGAACGTCTGCTGTCTTCTTGGAAGACGGGAATTTCCACAGTATGCTCATCGTGAAGATGTAGCGGAAAGGGCGATACTTTATCAACGAGAATCCTGAAatgaacatcctggttcatgttcacggtaacatgAACCAGTAGACTCAGATCATGGTACGAAAAACAACCCCAGAACATCACAGAAATACCTCCGgcctaaagtacagggtgattcttactaacgtttaaaaacccccgaagcgacgtagatggtGACAGGACAGGTAATTTATTATAGGACACATGGGGCAGCAAGTGTCGCGAAATGCGCCAAAAGCGGATGACAAATGCCGGACATGTGACgttaccagatgacgtacctcgccgtacGTGCAGCGGTGAAGCCTAtcggtctgtcgcacctgatcatcccaGCCCAAGTCAAGTACTCGGTGTGGCTGCAGGCCTACGTGCGCTGCTTTAGCGCGTGGGGCTCAGGGTTCGACTCTTGCGTCTGGCAGACAGTACTTTTTTACGTCAGACAATTGCGTTTTTACATTAAAgtaatattcattattttattgaccAGTCTCGCGGTCTCCACTGGTTAACTGCAAAGTATAGTGAACAAATATTTACCATATCACCTCACACGTAAATAAGTATAAGCTTTTGAATTGCATTGCTAGCAGTAAATGACCTATGTattctttactaaataaagtatGAGGCCTGTTCAAGAATTCCGGAACTTCATCCACAAAATTTTTATACGCTTGCCCGCCCGGTTGAccgtgcggtctaaagcacggttttccgggcgggaaggagcgccggtccccggcacgaatccgccctgcggatttatgccgagatccggtgagccggccagtctgtggatggtttttaggcggttttccatctgtctcagcaaatgcaggctggttccccttattccgcctcagctacactatgtcggcgattgctgcgcaaacaagttctccacgtacgtgtacaccaccattactctaccacgcaaacataggggttacactcgtctggtgtgagacattccctggggggggggggggggggggtccaccgagggccgaacctcacaataaccctgggttcggtgtggggcggcggaggtagtcgtcgtggggttgtggaccactgtggctgcggcggggacagagcctctccgtcgtttctaggtccccggttaacataacataacctaaccttttacttattgtgcatggtctccttcgaaatactctcctccacaactggtactccgctcccaatgccgtttccacttacGGAAGCAGTCTTGCTAAGCCTCTATCTGGATCGCACGAAGTGCCGTCTGcggattttcttttatctcgtctattgttgcaaatcttcgtcctttcaatgggtttttcagctttggaaatgaaaaaaagtccGGAGGGGCCAGGTCTGGAAAGTACGGAGGATAAGGCAGCACATGATTTCGTTGTTTGTGCAATACTCACGCACGGACAGGGATGTATGTGCAGGTGCGTTATCTGATGCaacagccatgaattgtctcgccacatttcacgccgtttccttttcacattttcttggagGCGTCGcagcacgtcccgatagtaccatcgattaacagtctgTCCCTGTCGCACGAATTCATAATAAGCCTTCAAagccaaagaaaactatcaacatgAATTTGACATCTGACCTGACGaggttttttggtcttggagaaacttCCCCGACCCATAGTGAAGACAGAACCTTGGCCTCAacgtcataaccgtagacccaagtctcatcaccggttatgattctcttaaggaacatctcgttctcatttacgCGATTCAAAAGCTCGACACGGTTGCGAggagaaggtctttctggtcttgactcatgagccatgggacgaacttaGCGACAACGTGATTCATTCCAATACGCTATGTCAAGATTTCATGACATAATCCAACTGATACGTTACATTCTTCTACAATCTCTCGGGCAGTCATTCtttgattggcacacacaatttcgttAACATTCCTGACATGAGAGTCGTCGGCAGACGTCGAAGGgaatcctgaacgagggtcatctttaatttcCGCCCGGCGATTTTTAAACCATCTGAACCATTCATAATACCGATTAAGGCTTCAACACTCATTACCGTTGGCTTCCTGCAACATTTGGTGTATCTCCACGAAGGTTTTCTTGAGCTTCACGCAAAAtataatgcagacgcgttgctcctctaactctgccatctctaaaTTCGCAAACACTGCGACACAAAGTTCCacttaatacagcactgaacaataactaactgacatacaacaatgaaacttccggcagttacagatTGAATACAGGCGTGTGCAGAGATGCCAACCGCATTACGCTCCAACACATCACTGGTGCGAAATtaggaatgttccggaattttttgaacagacctcgtatgaaaacaaaaatcagaagaaacaaaGGAAAGAAACACGAAATAGGAACAGCTTTAGCTTGGTTACAACGGGGACaacaattttgtaacttctacgtttacaacagattACATTTACGAAAGGTGTTCGAAAACACTGTAGCCTAGTGGAGCAATGTGTAGCACTACCCCCTACCGGCAAGGAtaggactgccggccgcggtggtctcgcggttctaggcgcgcagtccggaaccgtgcgactgctacggtcgcaggttcgaatcctgcctcgggcatggatgtgtgtgatccttaggttagttaggtttaagtagttctaagttctaggggacttataaccacagcagttgagtcccatagtgctcagagccatttttgaaggataGGACTGACAAACCCAATCGCTGCACGTACGGCTaactacgtcatctggtgacgttacATGTTCAACATCTGTCGTCCACTTTATGGGTATTTCCCGACGTTTGTAGCCCaatgtatcttatattaaattacttgtctcagctctACACCGCTTcgggggtttttaaacgttaataagaattaccCTGCATATCCTACACATAACACAGGTTAAACGCCTCTCTCATCCGTTGGTGCACTCCACGTTTTGCAGAATCGTGACTCGTCTGAGGACATTATTCACCACCAGTCGTCTATGTCGACTGTCTGTGTTGTTCTGTCCACTGGAGATGAGCCGCTTTAGATGCTGCTTTGAGCAACGGCCATCTGCAATGTACCCTTCTACAAGTAGCCTCGTATGGACGTCTCGCGACAATATTCGCTCGTTGAGATGGACCTGCAATCACCGACAGTATCAATTATGAAACTGACTGACTGACATTGAACGTGAAACTCGTCTCCGGTTCCTTTCGGTTAGGATTTCTTACTACTGTTCTTAAATTGTGTTATACGGCTGCAAGCGGTGCACCATTCCTTGCAGACAGTGTGCCCTTTTAAGGGGAGTGATTAATACAGTGTGTACAGAAAGCCCGGGAACACTTTATATTATTTATTGCTCAAGTACTAAAAATtgcacagatgtcatacatattgcatgttAAAGAgaaactctgattttttttttcaaacattcgatatgcgaaccatgagtgacccagcagacgtcaatacggtaatcgaattcttgccgtacccatcccagcatggcatcgtcgactctGGCAGTCGCTTCCTATATTGTCTCCcgaagctctgctacatcacgtggtacaggcggtacatacaccagatctttaatgtgtccccacagaaaaaagtcacacggagtgcgatttggtgatcggggaggcaatttcatgaactccaacacacagaaaactcgctccgcacctgaactcgccatgtttgcgactaccgCTGACTATCGGCgagttaccaaactacgctgtggcggaatacatgaaaaaaattccagggtttctcttcaaaatgacatatgtatgatatctgtacagtgtcTGATCCTTGAGCAATAAATAACtggaagtgttcccagactttatgtacaccctgtattttgtcttACATGGTCAGACAACATGTCGTCTGACCATGCCGGGCTTGTTGTTGCCACAGAAGGTACGGAATCCAGTTAATGTGGCCCACTGTATACAATTTTGTTCACTGCACATGAAAAGCCGTTGTGGATGGTAGGCTACGTTCGTGGCCTGAAGATGATACtatgtggtgtcgaaactggtagcatgttttaaaaagaataaacgacgatAGTTTCAAATATAGCCGCTGGGTTTGTTGTACTACGTGTCCGGCTGCAGTCCCACTTCCCTTCGGGGATTACCGGAGACTCAATATTTTCTCTAGTGAGCTTGTATTACTGTGTATGACACGAGCATTTTCCGTCTGTCCCAACAGTGCAGGGGATGATGCCGACGCTGTGCCACTTCAAGATTTGCCACATGGGCCGGAAGCGGAACCAGCAGAAGGGCGCGAGAACCGCGCACTGAGCGACGCCACGCCGCGccacgacgccgacgccgacgtcgATGGCGACGCCTCCACTCCGCATCGCGCCTccgccttcgcagccgccgttTGCACCTTTTCGCTGCTCTAACCCGATTCTCTAGGCAGACGCAATGAATCTGAGCCGCTTACAGCTATTCTGTTGCTCTAGCTTCTGACTGTCGACCGAAATGTACTTACGCGCGTATGTACGGTCCGCTGGACGAACTGGAGTACTACGCCATTTTTCTTAGTATTATCGTTTCTTACCCGCTAACCTCGAACTAATCTTAACTGAATGCAATGCAGTATTAATATGTAGTCACTTGTGCCGTGATTACTTCTCGCTGTTCATTCGCTCGGTACCTTGGAAGCACGGTGGGGTGAACAGCATGCAAACCGCTGTGAACTTGTCTCCGTGAGACGATGTTTAGCTCCAATTTCTTCCACACATTGAGGTGAAAGACGCAAAGATCCTTCATAATGGATAATGTTCACCTACAGCACAGAGCTACTGGTAACCACGGTGTATTCTCACCGGTATCTCAGTACACAGATACATAGGTGAACTTTGATATCTGTGCAGCAGAGCATTCTCTCTACCTATGACTTTCGTGAAAGTCCATACATTATGTGAAACAGATCTGCCTCGAAGCATAGTGGCGGTAAGACAACGCTAAACGAAAAATACGCTCCACCGTTGCAAACTTCGAACTCAAGTTACTGCACCGGGGCCTTTGGCAGTAGCAGAGTCAGAGATCGTCACTGCAAGTTCACTCCCACATTCGGGTCTGAAAGTCCCCCATACAGTTTACAACAATGACAATAAAATACCTAGATGATCCTTTGTAGATAATGTTGTGTAAACTGGAAGAGCCGAACAATTAACTACAGAGGTATTTATGTCTGTCTAAAGTATTGTATCTTTGCATGAATTTAACACTACATATTGTAATAAATTATTGGTTcgttaattattgtttttattcgcTAACATTTGTTTTGCTGTACCTTCTGCTTAAAAGATATTCCCATACTTGTTCTGGCTATGGATGTATAataaatgtctagcattcgtgaaAATGTTTCTTTTTACTAGCTGTCGAATGGTACTTGTCGCAGTTTGCGAATTTTGTTCAATTCAATGTATGAAGCATTTCTCATATTTCCTTAGTGTGCTAAGGTCTGTCATATCCTCAGCTAAGGGCATTTTTGGATACCTTACTGCAGACACACTGACTCTGTGTAACGGATCATAGCAGCACTTCCTGAACCAATACAGTAAAATCAAGGTAAGTACCCATTGTATTGATGTAATGAAGACGAACATTACACAGAATGAAAGAATGCTGCTCCATACGCTTATGGTACAAATACGACAGCTTCACTGACGCAAAATTTGGGATATTCAGTTGCCCATTATTCAGATACTAACATTTACAGAACGTTGACTATTATTTTACATTCTCCCTGATCACCCTGAGTTGGCACAAATTTGGGGATGTTATGATTGGCTTAAACACAACACATTTAACTGCATTTCAAGACATGGGCGTTGGAATACGTTTATTGGTACAAATAAACAATACTTAGACACGAAAGTCGCATCAATTTCTATTTACCCTGGTTGTGATTGTCTGAAGTTTAATAAGTGCTCTCTACAGTGGTGTGCCTGGTCTAGAACAAGAAGTACATTTAGATTCCATATTTCAAGTTGCGTTTAAGTGCCTGTATTTTATTACATTTCAGTGTTCCATGTGTCTGAAGGAAAACCAGAAAGTAGTGAAGAAACATTAAGTTACAGATTTAGACTTTTTGAAACTAGTGATTGCTAGGAGCTCTCTGATTACAGAGAGAATTCAGCTAGTCGTGCACAAGTTACACTATGACATATCAAGTTTCTCTGAATTCCTTAGTGGACTAAATTCTCTCATATCCTTAGCTAAGGCCATTTTCTGATACCACACTGTAGATACACTGATTCCGTGTAACGGGTTGTAGCAGCACTTCCTGA
It includes:
- the LOC126251492 gene encoding uncharacterized protein LOC126251492; its protein translation is MRRRSALGSAALLLAAGLWLAGPGPGPAPVAARAMLLPLPRDAARFAAAAAAAEAEYDAVAGVNWPDDEPPPQGLSQEEQTRLLRMLLLRMMQERDQHAQADHDAGPLLEPGDVADDPDGDGEHPLAYGGPHTPDDKRNLQGMMPTLCHFKICHMGRKRNQQKGARTAH